From the Candidatus Peribacteria bacterium genome, one window contains:
- a CDS encoding riboflavin synthase, with protein sequence MFTGIIEATAGVLKSTDGSLILERPAMFDDIKLGASICVSGVCLSIVAFDDQSMRFDVIDETLSKTTLGDLKSGDVVNLERALKVSDRFEGHIVQGHVEGTTDIGHWTLDIGVLEIVLPDALVPFVIEKGSIAIDGVSLTVASMVDAVCTVALIPHTLSNTTLGSLKTGDRVNIETDILGRYILSSRL encoded by the coding sequence ATGTTTACCGGAATTATTGAAGCAACGGCAGGAGTGCTGAAAAGCACTGACGGAAGCCTCATTCTTGAACGCCCGGCAATGTTTGACGATATCAAACTCGGTGCGAGCATCTGCGTCTCCGGCGTGTGTCTGAGCATTGTGGCATTTGATGATCAGTCGATGCGGTTTGATGTGATTGATGAAACGTTGAGCAAAACAACACTTGGTGATCTCAAAAGTGGTGATGTTGTGAATCTGGAAAGAGCACTCAAAGTCAGCGATCGTTTTGAAGGACATATTGTGCAGGGGCATGTGGAGGGGACGACGGACATTGGACATTGGACATTGGACATTGGGGTCTTGGAAATTGTTCTTCCTGATGCGCTGGTTCCGTTTGTGATTGAGAAGGGTTCGATTGCGATTGATGGTGTGTCGCTGACAGTTGCATCTATGGTCGATGCAGTGTGTACGGTCGCTCTTATTCCGCATACACTTTCCAACACGACACTCGGATCACTCAAGACCGGTGATCGTGTGAATATTGAAACAGATATTCTCGGTCGTTACATTCTTTCCTCCCGTCTATGA
- a CDS encoding vitamin B12-dependent ribonucleotide reductase — translation MNPTATSASTQTDDLTQASVPAAAPAKGTKVGLSIERVFTTPGSDPLEEIAYEKRTSRIKNTDGSVVFEMENAEIPATWSQVATDIVVSKYFRKAGVPQRDADGNLIRDEKGNVVTGPERSVKQVVRRLAGCWRFWGETHGYFATTQDAQAFEDELSYMLVRQMSAPNSPQWFNTGLHYAYGITGPAQGHYYCDPVTGEVKRSTDAYTHPQPHACFIQSVDDDMVNEGGIMDLWVREARLFKFGSGTGTNFSNLRGAGEPLSGGGTSGGLMSFLKIGDRAAGAIKSGGTTRRAAKMVCLDLDHPDIEDFINWKVNEEKKVAALVKAGYDNDFNGEAYTTVSGQNSNNSVRVAHDFFENVERDGDWNLYWRTELRKAKAENREPKPCKTLKAAALWDQIGYAAWACADPGLQYDTTINDWHTCPADGRINASNPCSEYMFLDNTACNLASLNLLKFYDNEHGTFEVENFQHAVRLWTIVLEISVLMAQFPSKEIAELSYKYRTLGLGYANLGAMLMRMGIPYDSVKGRAICGAITAILTGESYATSAEMSRSLGAFPGYMKNRDSMLKVMRNHRRAAYDAPQKEYEGLHVTPVGLDQNEVPEYLLRPAKEVWDRALAMGEEHGYRNAQTTVIAPTGTIGLLMDCDTTGVEPDFALVKFKKLAGGGYMKIANQSVEPALVALGYDQTQVKDIMRYVMGTLSLEGAPHINRASLREKGFTDEDIAKIEKQLPAVFELSFAFNRFVLGDELMKKLGFTDEQLNDPSFNLLRALGFTKEQIEEANVVICGHMTVEGAPHLTTEQLAAFDCANKCGKIGQRFISAEGHIRMMAAAQPFISGAISKTINLPNEATVEDIKNAYFLSWKLCLKANALYRDGSKLSQALSNKSDKKDEESKEIVDRVVEKIVYKEVPRRRKLPAERMAIAHKFSIAGHEGYVHVGMYEDGAPGEIFIKMSKEGSTLSGVMDTLALSLSMNLQYGVPLDVLCEKLVHTRFEPMGMTANKEIPMVKSVMDYLGRWLALKFMTKEKAMMFHNHDLVEKSYKDGTKSKDAFAMRLPVVDEGSTAPSLFEDTVALPAVASEEAEAGPTTLEIAKQQGFTGSICGSCASTKMKRNGSCEVCLDCGATSGCS, via the coding sequence ATGAACCCCACTGCAACGTCTGCATCTACCCAGACCGATGACCTGACGCAGGCATCTGTTCCTGCTGCCGCTCCTGCCAAAGGAACGAAGGTGGGTCTCTCCATTGAGCGCGTCTTCACGACGCCGGGCAGTGATCCTCTGGAAGAGATTGCGTATGAAAAGCGCACCAGCCGTATCAAGAATACGGATGGCAGCGTGGTGTTTGAAATGGAGAACGCGGAAATTCCGGCAACGTGGAGCCAGGTTGCAACAGACATTGTGGTCAGCAAGTACTTCCGTAAGGCCGGTGTCCCGCAGCGCGACGCTGATGGCAATCTGATCCGCGATGAAAAGGGGAATGTGGTGACAGGTCCGGAGCGGTCTGTGAAGCAGGTTGTCCGCCGTCTCGCTGGTTGCTGGAGGTTCTGGGGAGAGACACATGGCTACTTTGCAACGACACAGGATGCACAGGCGTTTGAAGATGAACTCAGCTACATGCTCGTTCGCCAGATGTCTGCGCCCAACAGCCCGCAGTGGTTCAACACGGGTCTGCACTATGCGTACGGCATCACCGGACCGGCACAGGGTCACTACTACTGCGATCCGGTCACCGGAGAAGTGAAGCGCAGCACCGATGCCTACACCCACCCGCAGCCGCATGCGTGTTTCATCCAGTCTGTGGATGACGACATGGTGAATGAAGGAGGAATCATGGACCTCTGGGTCCGTGAGGCGCGTCTCTTCAAATTCGGTTCCGGAACGGGAACAAACTTCAGTAATCTCCGCGGAGCAGGCGAGCCTCTCAGTGGAGGTGGAACAAGCGGAGGATTGATGAGCTTCCTCAAAATCGGTGACCGCGCAGCGGGCGCCATCAAGTCCGGAGGCACGACACGTCGTGCAGCCAAAATGGTGTGTCTTGATCTGGATCATCCGGATATTGAAGACTTCATCAACTGGAAGGTGAACGAAGAGAAGAAGGTCGCCGCTCTCGTAAAGGCCGGCTACGACAACGACTTCAACGGCGAGGCATACACAACCGTGTCGGGTCAGAATTCCAATAACTCCGTCCGCGTCGCTCATGACTTCTTCGAAAACGTTGAGCGCGATGGCGACTGGAACCTCTACTGGCGCACCGAACTCCGCAAGGCAAAGGCAGAAAACCGCGAACCGAAGCCCTGCAAGACGCTCAAGGCGGCGGCACTCTGGGATCAGATCGGCTACGCAGCGTGGGCCTGTGCGGATCCGGGACTCCAGTACGACACGACCATCAATGACTGGCACACCTGTCCTGCAGACGGACGCATCAATGCATCAAACCCGTGCAGCGAATACATGTTCCTCGATAACACGGCCTGTAATCTCGCATCCCTCAACCTGCTCAAATTCTACGACAACGAGCATGGGACATTCGAAGTTGAAAACTTCCAGCACGCTGTCCGTCTCTGGACCATTGTCCTCGAAATCTCTGTGCTTATGGCGCAGTTCCCGAGCAAGGAAATTGCAGAACTCAGCTACAAGTACCGTACGCTCGGACTCGGCTACGCCAACCTCGGCGCAATGCTGATGCGCATGGGTATTCCGTACGACTCCGTAAAGGGCCGCGCCATCTGTGGTGCTATCACCGCTATCCTCACGGGTGAGTCCTACGCCACCTCTGCAGAAATGTCCCGCAGCCTCGGTGCTTTCCCGGGCTACATGAAGAACCGCGACAGCATGCTGAAAGTCATGCGCAACCACCGTCGTGCCGCGTATGACGCTCCGCAGAAAGAATACGAAGGTCTGCATGTGACACCGGTCGGACTCGATCAGAATGAAGTGCCGGAGTATCTCCTGCGTCCTGCCAAGGAAGTATGGGACCGCGCACTCGCAATGGGTGAGGAACATGGTTACCGCAATGCACAGACCACCGTTATTGCGCCGACAGGCACCATCGGACTCCTGATGGACTGTGACACCACTGGTGTCGAGCCGGACTTTGCGCTTGTGAAATTCAAGAAGCTTGCCGGAGGCGGATACATGAAGATTGCAAACCAGTCTGTCGAGCCCGCTCTCGTGGCGCTTGGCTACGATCAGACACAGGTGAAAGACATCATGCGCTACGTGATGGGCACGCTCAGCCTGGAAGGCGCTCCGCACATCAACCGTGCGAGCCTGCGTGAGAAAGGATTCACCGATGAAGATATCGCAAAAATCGAGAAGCAGCTTCCGGCTGTGTTCGAACTCAGCTTCGCCTTCAACCGCTTTGTGCTTGGAGATGAACTGATGAAGAAACTCGGATTCACGGATGAGCAGCTGAACGATCCGTCCTTCAATCTGCTCAGAGCGCTCGGATTCACAAAAGAACAGATCGAAGAGGCGAACGTTGTCATCTGCGGTCATATGACCGTCGAAGGCGCACCACACCTCACGACAGAGCAGCTTGCAGCGTTTGATTGCGCCAACAAGTGCGGCAAGATCGGACAGCGCTTCATCAGCGCCGAAGGACACATCCGCATGATGGCGGCCGCTCAGCCGTTCATTTCCGGAGCTATCAGTAAAACCATCAACCTCCCGAACGAGGCAACGGTCGAAGACATCAAGAATGCCTACTTCCTGAGCTGGAAACTCTGTCTGAAGGCAAACGCTCTCTATCGCGACGGATCCAAGCTCAGCCAGGCTCTCAGTAACAAATCAGATAAAAAGGACGAAGAGAGCAAGGAAATTGTCGACAGAGTCGTCGAGAAAATCGTCTACAAAGAAGTGCCCCGCCGCAGAAAATTGCCGGCCGAACGCATGGCGATTGCTCACAAGTTCTCTATTGCAGGACACGAAGGCTACGTGCACGTCGGTATGTACGAAGACGGCGCGCCGGGTGAGATCTTCATCAAAATGAGCAAAGAGGGTTCCACGCTCTCCGGTGTCATGGATACGCTCGCACTGAGCCTCAGTATGAACCTCCAGTACGGTGTGCCGCTCGATGTACTGTGCGAGAAGCTGGTCCACACACGCTTCGAACCGATGGGTATGACCGCCAACAAAGAAATCCCGATGGTCAAATCCGTTATGGATTATCTCGGACGCTGGCTTGCCCTCAAGTTCATGACCAAAGAGAAGGCAATGATGTTCCACAACCACGACCTGGTGGAGAAGTCCTACAAGGACGGTACGAAGAGCAAGGATGCCTTTGCAATGCGTCTCCCCGTCGTCGACGAAGGGTCGACGGCTCCAAGCCTGTTTGAGGACACAGTAGCCTTGCCGGCCGTAGCTTCCGAAGAAGCGGAGGCTGGACCCACCACTCTCGAAATCGCCAAGCAGCAGGGATTCACCGGAAGCATCTGCGGCAGCTGTGCCTCCACGAAAATGAAGCGCAATGGTAGCTGTGAAGTGTGTCTGGATTGCGGGGCAACGTCCGGTTGCAGCTGA
- a CDS encoding NAD(P)H-dependent oxidoreductase, protein MTKPCMIAVVVAGMNDPSNANVLADSFIEGTKQVPGVTFEKIRLKDLSLHHFTLADYEPDNATEPDYQRIKTILSDASGIVFASPIWNFSVPAHLKNLIDRMGAFGLDHETHSKGQFKGKPIGLIFTGGAPMIAWKALMYLTTLHVAEAMKYYGGTVIMRHFEARCTPAKGKFGLVVDQRPASLALMKKYGGKFAASAQYHAENGRLPVTQELLHKWFEFLYRVGNRIMYPISKVQ, encoded by the coding sequence ATGACAAAACCCTGTATGATCGCCGTCGTCGTTGCCGGCATGAACGATCCTAGCAACGCCAACGTCCTTGCCGACTCTTTTATCGAGGGAACAAAACAGGTTCCCGGCGTGACGTTTGAAAAAATCAGACTGAAAGATCTGTCGCTCCATCACTTCACGCTCGCAGACTACGAGCCGGACAATGCAACAGAGCCCGATTATCAGCGCATCAAAACCATTCTGAGTGATGCGAGCGGCATTGTGTTTGCCAGTCCCATCTGGAATTTCTCCGTCCCCGCGCATCTCAAAAATCTCATCGACCGCATGGGCGCGTTTGGACTGGATCACGAGACGCATTCCAAAGGACAGTTTAAGGGCAAACCAATCGGACTCATCTTCACTGGTGGCGCTCCGATGATCGCGTGGAAAGCACTCATGTACCTCACCACACTGCACGTCGCGGAAGCAATGAAGTACTACGGCGGCACGGTGATCATGCGACACTTCGAAGCACGCTGTACTCCTGCAAAAGGAAAGTTCGGCCTGGTTGTCGACCAGCGTCCGGCCAGCCTGGCACTGATGAAAAAGTACGGCGGAAAATTTGCGGCGTCCGCACAGTATCATGCGGAAAACGGCAGACTGCCTGTTACCCAGGAGCTCCTGCATAAGTGGTTTGAATTCCTCTACAGAGTGGGAAACCGCATTATGTATCCGATTAGTAAAGTGCAGTAA
- the ribD gene encoding bifunctional diaminohydroxyphosphoribosylaminopyrimidine deaminase/5-amino-6-(5-phosphoribosylamino)uracil reductase RibD, which yields MHHLFMHRCLELAALGRKDIGNGALVGSVLVRDGKIIAEGYHRAFGEAHAERALLELFTDDIRSDDSLYVNLEPCCHHGKTPPCTDIIIERGIKHVVYGMSDPDTRVSGEGIAILRKNGITVEGPVLHAECEWFNRGFISVRTKQRPWITVKMAKTGDGKIANDDGSPLAITSPQQNKWSHEFLRARHDVILVGVQTVINDGPVLDARLTDHSDYHPWRIVLDPHGRIPHDAKVVSDDHASSTIIVVDPLHQKNVEALRKNGVHIFEVPSQNGMFVWQELWEKLLGSEGDFRGVTSILVEGGSKTSAIFKDASMVDMDISLIG from the coding sequence ATGCATCACCTGTTTATGCACCGGTGTCTGGAACTTGCCGCGCTTGGCCGCAAGGATATTGGCAATGGCGCGCTCGTCGGGAGTGTCTTGGTGCGTGACGGAAAAATTATTGCCGAAGGATATCATCGTGCGTTCGGTGAGGCGCATGCGGAACGAGCTCTTTTGGAATTATTCACGGATGACATCAGGTCTGATGATAGTCTGTATGTGAATCTGGAGCCGTGCTGCCATCACGGAAAGACGCCGCCATGCACGGACATCATCATCGAACGCGGTATCAAGCATGTTGTCTACGGAATGTCTGATCCGGATACACGTGTGAGCGGGGAGGGGATTGCGATTCTTCGGAAAAACGGCATCACCGTCGAAGGTCCTGTGCTGCACGCAGAGTGCGAGTGGTTCAACAGGGGATTTATCTCTGTACGCACAAAGCAGCGTCCGTGGATTACTGTGAAAATGGCGAAGACGGGTGATGGAAAAATCGCGAATGACGATGGATCACCGCTTGCAATTACATCACCGCAGCAGAACAAATGGTCGCACGAATTTTTGCGAGCACGACATGATGTGATTCTTGTTGGGGTGCAGACAGTTATTAACGACGGTCCTGTTCTGGATGCAAGACTCACTGATCATTCTGATTATCATCCGTGGCGCATTGTGCTTGATCCACACGGAAGAATTCCTCATGATGCGAAAGTAGTGAGTGATGATCACGCATCATCAACAATCATTGTTGTCGATCCATTGCATCAGAAAAACGTTGAAGCACTGCGGAAAAACGGGGTGCATATTTTTGAAGTACCATCACAGAATGGCATGTTTGTGTGGCAAGAATTGTGGGAGAAGTTATTGGGATCAGAAGGGGATTTTCGTGGTGTCACGTCGATACTGGTAGAGGGAGGAAGTAAAACATCGGCCATCTTCAAAGATGCATCGATGGTGGATATGGATATCAGTCTGATCGGATAG
- the ribH gene encoding 6,7-dimethyl-8-ribityllumazine synthase, which produces MKKDHTISFPAAVDSNWKIGIVASSYYEEEINGLIEGAKKTFVAAGLSDANIIVYPAPGSFEIPLIGAALAEEEKVDALIGFGIIVEGETHHARLLAEAATNGIMETQLTYHIPFAFEVLYVNTIEDARRRCFGNESKGIEAALAVLHSLSSLSSIKESR; this is translated from the coding sequence ATGAAAAAAGATCACACCATTTCCTTTCCGGCTGCCGTCGATTCCAATTGGAAAATCGGCATCGTCGCGTCGTCGTATTATGAGGAAGAAATCAATGGATTGATTGAGGGTGCGAAGAAAACATTTGTTGCTGCAGGACTCAGTGATGCGAACATTATTGTGTATCCGGCTCCCGGTTCTTTTGAAATCCCATTGATCGGCGCAGCGCTTGCAGAAGAGGAAAAGGTCGATGCGCTGATTGGCTTCGGCATTATTGTTGAAGGCGAAACACATCACGCAAGACTCCTCGCAGAAGCAGCAACAAACGGCATAATGGAAACGCAGCTCACGTACCATATTCCGTTTGCGTTCGAAGTGCTCTACGTCAACACTATCGAAGACGCACGCAGGCGCTGTTTCGGCAATGAAAGCAAAGGAATTGAAGCCGCCCTTGCAGTGCTTCACAGTCTTTCTAGTTTGAGCTCAATCAAAGAATCCCGATAA
- a CDS encoding four helix bundle protein, with protein MELKTYEKLVAWQESFSLCLWIYKITKNFPAEEKFALIDQMRRSAQSIPMNIAEGNAKRSQKDKARYFEIGIGSLDELHCQCRIALGLEYIDQVIFEKANDHIHRVSYLLNKLRSSIL; from the coding sequence ATGGAACTTAAAACGTATGAAAAACTGGTGGCTTGGCAGGAATCTTTTTCTTTATGTTTGTGGATTTATAAAATCACTAAGAATTTTCCGGCTGAAGAAAAATTCGCCCTAATCGATCAAATGAGGCGCTCAGCTCAAAGTATTCCTATGAACATAGCCGAAGGGAATGCGAAGAGATCACAAAAAGATAAGGCACGTTACTTTGAAATAGGAATAGGATCTCTCGATGAGTTGCATTGCCAATGCAGAATCGCTCTTGGTTTGGAATATATCGATCAAGTGATATTTGAAAAAGCAAATGATCACATTCACCGTGTGAGTTATCTGCTTAATAAATTACGATCTTCTATTCTATAA
- the ychF gene encoding redox-regulated ATPase YchF has product MALQIGIVGLPNVGKSTLFNALTRTKGAQAANYPFCTIEPNIGIVEVPDVRLKQLADLIHPEKIVPAAIEFVDIAGLVKGASKGEGLGNAFLSHIREVDAICHVVRVFTGGDIIHVEGTVDPKRDREIIETELVLADLQSITKRIEKTKKVAEHGDKDKKAELIVAEKLFVTLNEGHLARMTELEKDETAIAKSFQLLTFKPMLYAANVAEDQMAGLDVTVLKGQLGLSPSDELVLISAKIEEDLQDLSAEDAQEFLESLGVTSSGLDRLITAAYKALGYMTYFTAGVQEVRAWNIPIGSTGPQAAGAIHTDFEKGYIRAETIAFNDYIAAGSELKAKEAGKMRAEGKEYIVKDGDIMHFRFNV; this is encoded by the coding sequence ATGGCTCTCCAGATCGGTATCGTCGGCCTCCCGAACGTCGGCAAATCCACGCTTTTCAACGCCCTCACCCGCACGAAAGGCGCACAGGCTGCCAATTACCCTTTCTGCACCATTGAGCCGAATATCGGCATTGTGGAGGTCCCGGACGTGCGCTTGAAGCAATTGGCTGACCTGATCCATCCGGAGAAGATCGTGCCCGCTGCGATCGAATTTGTGGATATTGCAGGACTTGTGAAAGGAGCCAGCAAAGGCGAAGGACTGGGAAATGCCTTCCTCAGCCACATCCGCGAAGTCGATGCCATCTGCCACGTTGTCCGCGTCTTTACCGGCGGCGACATTATTCACGTGGAAGGAACGGTTGATCCGAAGCGCGACCGTGAGATTATTGAAACCGAACTTGTGCTCGCCGATTTACAGAGCATCACCAAGCGTATTGAAAAAACAAAAAAAGTTGCTGAGCATGGTGATAAAGACAAAAAAGCCGAGCTGATTGTTGCAGAGAAATTATTTGTGACGCTGAACGAAGGACACCTCGCACGCATGACGGAACTGGAAAAAGATGAGACCGCTATCGCAAAATCTTTTCAGCTGCTGACATTCAAACCGATGCTCTACGCTGCAAACGTGGCTGAAGATCAGATGGCAGGACTTGATGTGACTGTACTCAAAGGGCAGCTGGGACTTTCCCCTTCCGATGAACTCGTGCTCATTTCCGCAAAAATCGAAGAAGATCTGCAGGATCTTTCTGCAGAAGACGCGCAGGAATTTTTGGAATCACTCGGCGTAACTTCTTCCGGACTCGACCGCCTGATTACCGCTGCGTACAAAGCTCTCGGCTACATGACCTACTTCACGGCAGGCGTGCAGGAAGTCCGCGCATGGAACATTCCGATCGGGTCCACCGGCCCGCAGGCAGCAGGTGCCATTCATACGGATTTTGAAAAAGGATACATCCGCGCAGAAACCATCGCCTTCAATGACTACATTGCTGCAGGATCGGAACTCAAAGCGAAAGAGGCAGGCAAGATGCGTGCGGAAGGAAAAGAGTACATCGTGAAAGATGGCGACATTATGCATTTCCGTTTCAATGTATGA
- a CDS encoding RNHCP domain-containing protein, whose protein sequence is MTIFIAREEPFICEHCNAAVEPLGKGTYRNHCPICLWSKHVDNTGPGDRESLCQGLMQPVGIDYDAKKGGWMIVHECVRCQKKITNRMAPDDDMNKIPKESN, encoded by the coding sequence ATGACAATATTTATAGCCCGAGAAGAGCCATTCATCTGTGAACACTGCAATGCAGCAGTCGAACCACTCGGTAAAGGTACATACCGCAATCATTGCCCGATCTGCCTCTGGAGCAAACACGTCGATAACACAGGTCCCGGTGACCGCGAATCTCTGTGCCAGGGGTTGATGCAACCTGTCGGCATCGACTACGATGCAAAGAAAGGTGGGTGGATGATTGTGCATGAGTGTGTGCGATGTCAAAAAAAGATTACAAACCGCATGGCACCGGATGATGATATGAACAAAATTCCCAAAGAGAGCAACTGA
- a CDS encoding bifunctional 3,4-dihydroxy-2-butanone-4-phosphate synthase/GTP cyclohydrolase II gives MSDFATINTALDDLRNGKMIIVVDDEDRENEGDLVMPAEMISEDAMTFIIRHTSGIVFLAVSEGIAHHLELPPMVEDNTSKFGTPFTVSIEAAEGVTTGVSAKDRTATILAAIKENAQPGDLRRPGHIFPLRAKNGGVLVRSGHTEASVDLARLAGFKPAAVGCELMNDDGTMMRRDAIEAFAKAHNLLVITIADLIAYRRQHEELVFLESEAKLDTKTGPWQLKVFKDTVHGAEHVALVKGIINEHKSTLVRVHSECLTGDVFGSVHCDCGEQLDAAMKRIHDEGNGVIIYMRQEGRGIGLANKIRAYDLQEKEGLDTVDANIKLGFPMDLREYGIGAQILSMLGVRSMRLLTNNPKKISGLEGFGLEVTEQLPIQIEPSSDRQKKYLHTKKTRMGHLLDM, from the coding sequence ATGTCCGACTTTGCAACCATCAACACTGCGCTGGACGATCTCCGCAACGGAAAAATGATCATTGTGGTTGATGATGAAGACCGCGAGAATGAAGGTGATCTTGTCATGCCGGCAGAGATGATCAGCGAAGATGCCATGACGTTTATCATCCGCCACACGAGCGGCATTGTCTTTCTCGCAGTGAGCGAGGGGATCGCCCATCATCTCGAGCTGCCGCCGATGGTCGAAGACAACACATCCAAGTTCGGCACACCATTTACGGTCTCGATTGAAGCGGCTGAAGGAGTGACAACAGGCGTATCCGCCAAAGACCGCACTGCGACGATTCTGGCTGCCATTAAAGAAAATGCCCAGCCAGGCGATCTCCGCAGGCCGGGTCATATTTTCCCCCTCCGTGCCAAAAACGGCGGTGTGCTTGTGCGCTCCGGCCACACGGAAGCATCGGTCGATCTCGCCAGGCTCGCCGGATTCAAACCGGCCGCGGTTGGTTGTGAACTGATGAATGACGATGGCACCATGATGCGTCGCGATGCGATTGAGGCGTTTGCAAAAGCACACAATCTTCTCGTCATTACGATTGCAGATTTAATCGCGTATCGCCGTCAGCATGAGGAACTGGTGTTTTTAGAATCCGAAGCAAAGCTGGATACAAAAACCGGACCGTGGCAGCTGAAAGTGTTTAAAGATACAGTGCACGGTGCGGAGCATGTTGCACTTGTGAAAGGCATCATCAACGAACATAAATCCACACTCGTTCGCGTGCATTCAGAATGTCTGACTGGTGATGTGTTCGGATCTGTCCACTGCGATTGCGGCGAGCAGCTCGACGCTGCGATGAAACGCATTCATGACGAAGGCAATGGCGTGATTATTTACATGCGCCAGGAAGGACGTGGTATTGGCCTCGCAAACAAAATCCGCGCGTACGATCTGCAGGAGAAAGAAGGACTGGATACGGTCGACGCCAACATCAAACTCGGTTTCCCGATGGATCTGCGGGAATACGGTATTGGTGCGCAGATTCTCTCAATGCTCGGCGTGCGGTCCATGCGGCTTCTTACGAATAACCCGAAAAAGATTTCCGGACTGGAGGGCTTTGGACTGGAAGTCACAGAGCAACTGCCGATTCAGATTGAGCCATCGTCGGACAGGCAGAAGAAATATCTGCACACGAAAAAAACGCGGATGGGGCATTTGCTGGATATGTAA
- a CDS encoding sortase translates to MSKRLFLIAVLVLTVGFFTRAFAFAQDMQVADQTQPLTRAEAVALLINAHPNGLERVRWFAAHMPPMPLFADTTQTEWYAPYLEAAFESGLIEGNAVDPQFHPDEPLKEEEAISLAIRYKEMTNPSAEAYLVIPTDQGNILNKTVSEAQANGIKMPFPIRPGQPISRIALYDMMASAGVQNPQGITIARIPVTTEFITVASVQPILQPTTSTQNPNPLTADLTAGETPDSADENTYFAISMPTLGVEDLLISHPTDLTHNGLLVPLQTGVGHLFSYPGQNGKILVYGHSSSYPWDTSEFTKIFRQINKLQVGERVYVNYHGTVYIYEVTNKQTVPANDTSAYAQEGKEELILYTCWPPDSVKQRYLVHAKLVEVVAQK, encoded by the coding sequence ATGTCAAAGCGCCTCTTTCTGATCGCCGTGCTTGTCTTAACTGTCGGGTTCTTCACGCGCGCTTTTGCCTTTGCACAGGATATGCAGGTTGCTGACCAAACCCAGCCTCTGACTCGCGCAGAAGCCGTTGCGCTCCTTATAAATGCCCATCCGAACGGTTTGGAGCGTGTTCGTTGGTTTGCCGCCCATATGCCGCCTATGCCGCTTTTTGCGGATACAACGCAAACGGAATGGTATGCACCGTATCTGGAAGCTGCATTTGAAAGCGGTTTGATTGAAGGAAACGCAGTTGATCCGCAGTTTCACCCAGATGAGCCCTTAAAGGAGGAAGAAGCCATCAGTTTGGCTATCCGTTACAAGGAAATGACAAACCCGTCCGCAGAGGCATATCTCGTCATTCCGACGGATCAGGGCAATATCCTGAATAAAACCGTCTCCGAGGCCCAGGCAAACGGCATCAAAATGCCTTTCCCGATCCGTCCGGGGCAGCCCATTTCCCGCATTGCCCTCTACGACATGATGGCCTCTGCTGGCGTCCAGAACCCTCAGGGCATCACAATTGCCCGTATCCCGGTCACGACAGAATTCATCACCGTCGCCTCCGTCCAGCCTATTCTGCAGCCTACAACATCCACTCAGAACCCGAATCCTCTGACTGCAGACCTCACTGCCGGAGAGACACCGGATAGCGCAGACGAGAACACCTATTTCGCCATCAGCATGCCGACACTCGGCGTCGAAGACCTCCTCATCAGCCATCCGACAGACCTTACCCATAACGGCCTTCTCGTTCCGCTCCAGACCGGTGTCGGACACTTGTTCAGCTATCCGGGTCAGAACGGAAAAATCCTCGTCTACGGACACAGTAGCAGTTATCCGTGGGATACATCCGAATTCACCAAGATCTTCCGCCAGATCAATAAACTGCAGGTTGGTGAGAGAGTGTACGTGAACTACCACGGCACCGTGTACATTTACGAAGTGACCAACAAGCAGACCGTTCCCGCAAACGACACGAGCGCCTACGCTCAGGAAGGAAAAGAAGAACTGATCCTCTATACATGCTGGCCGCCTGACAGCGTGAAGCAGCGGTACCTCGTGCATGCGAAGCTGGTGGAGGTTGTGGCGCAGAAGTAA